One Halobaculum roseum DNA segment encodes these proteins:
- a CDS encoding transcription factor S translates to MQFCDDCGSMMRTEDGVMVCSSCGATADRDEDLAAQFVSTEAQTDDDVIETEEGANFEGKPTSDDVICDECGHTVAWYTIKQTGAADEPPTRFFKCKECGYRWREYN, encoded by the coding sequence ATGCAGTTCTGTGACGACTGCGGCTCGATGATGCGCACCGAGGACGGGGTAATGGTGTGCTCCTCGTGCGGCGCGACCGCCGACCGCGACGAGGACCTGGCCGCGCAGTTCGTCTCCACCGAGGCCCAGACCGACGACGACGTGATCGAAACCGAGGAGGGCGCAAACTTCGAGGGGAAGCCGACCTCCGACGACGTGATCTGCGACGAGTGCGGGCACACCGTCGCGTGGTACACGATCAAACAGACCGGCGCCGCCGACGAGCCGCCGACGCGCTTCTTCAAGTGCAAGGAGTGCGGCTATCGGTGGCGGGAGTACAACTGA